A single genomic interval of Spirosoma linguale DSM 74 harbors:
- a CDS encoding conserved repeat domain protein (TIGRFAM: conserved repeat domain protein~PFAM: protein of unknown function DUF11~KEGG: hypothetical protein): MRYFVLLLISVALFPVEMLAQRPDHPTHPLPLCATTDLTEAERNELNLQAAQALAAKRASNAVFTTITYVPIRPHILRKSDGTGGMSLASINQVIAITNSYYLKNGFGIQFYFCGTSPDYINNDTEYNSFSNETALTQGHDVTNAMNQYYVNSFASGAGGYAYYPGNSLVTTRSFILNESWNEDDMGNRLIPHELGHNFNLVHTFGQVPGNGTLGSGTTLELVTRGTGANCTTEGDYICDTPADPYNKAGANLLYVNGCPQYDPASTARDANGIAYTPSISNIMSYYFPCSHDFTPGQYDRIQAGLALRQTHTAYTLDCPPTAVPTPTNLVLSTTGSAVLLTWQDNASNEMGYFIERSQSPTSDFLPIGGVGPNTSTFTDSKTTPSTVYYYRIRPSNATTSGVSQIVSIRSPSCRPVYAYSCTYGDGLASFSINNNFLSQNSGCSTNGYGLFNVTSTTLVAGQTYPVSGTLLTANLTQGVAIWADLNRNGAFETSKGELLYQTPSLVLASFSGKLALPASLTAGTLTLRVTVVYNVLPGDPCGNYTYGETEDYVISTTRSTDLSLSLQTSNRTLSVNQPVSYSLTLQNAGPSDATGISWQNALPANMSFVSGDASIVSSGTAVGVSNLSLVSGTSASFVYRLKTGQEGTFINAAQITASNEPDPDSKPGSGTGDGQDDAATVDIRTRVASTVYTSPNPNQTPLPPVLSGQPTPDPAKADLSLAMRVNQRTPALGQNVTFTITVSNAGGLTATNIVVRDTVRGLTLAPLPAGMAVVSTTGSYTIIQGTIASLAKEASAQLTFTGTPTLAGHLTNAAQIWSVDTPDPDSKPGASTPTANNLNGEDDVAWVDLKVR; the protein is encoded by the coding sequence ATGAGATACTTTGTACTGTTATTAATCTCAGTGGCCCTGTTTCCGGTAGAAATGCTTGCGCAGCGCCCTGACCATCCAACCCATCCCCTACCGCTTTGTGCCACAACCGATCTGACAGAAGCAGAGCGTAACGAATTAAACCTCCAGGCCGCTCAGGCACTGGCCGCCAAACGAGCCTCGAATGCTGTATTCACGACTATCACCTACGTACCCATCCGACCACACATACTTCGCAAGAGCGATGGCACGGGCGGCATGTCGCTGGCCAGCATAAACCAGGTCATTGCCATTACCAATAGTTACTACCTAAAAAATGGGTTCGGTATCCAGTTTTACTTCTGCGGAACTTCGCCGGACTATATCAATAATGATACAGAATACAACAGCTTTAGTAACGAAACGGCGCTGACTCAGGGGCACGACGTGACTAATGCGATGAATCAGTATTATGTCAACTCGTTTGCCTCAGGAGCCGGGGGCTATGCGTATTATCCGGGGAATAGTCTGGTTACAACCCGCTCATTTATTCTGAATGAATCCTGGAATGAAGATGACATGGGAAACCGGCTGATTCCTCACGAGTTAGGGCACAACTTTAACCTTGTCCACACTTTTGGACAAGTGCCCGGAAATGGAACCTTAGGATCGGGAACTACGCTTGAATTAGTTACGCGCGGAACCGGAGCCAACTGTACGACCGAGGGTGACTATATCTGCGATACACCGGCCGACCCCTACAACAAAGCTGGTGCTAACCTGCTGTACGTTAACGGTTGCCCGCAATACGACCCAGCCAGTACCGCACGCGATGCCAATGGTATAGCCTACACGCCATCTATTAGCAATATCATGTCGTACTATTTCCCATGTAGCCATGACTTCACCCCAGGCCAGTACGACCGGATACAGGCAGGTCTGGCCCTTCGTCAGACGCATACTGCCTATACCTTGGACTGTCCTCCTACGGCGGTTCCGACACCTACCAATCTGGTGTTATCTACCACAGGCAGTGCCGTTTTACTGACCTGGCAGGATAACGCCAGTAATGAAATGGGGTATTTCATTGAGCGCTCCCAGTCGCCTACATCGGACTTTTTGCCCATTGGGGGCGTAGGTCCCAACACGAGTACATTCACAGACTCAAAAACGACTCCTTCAACTGTCTATTACTACCGCATTCGGCCATCTAACGCCACAACATCGGGAGTTAGCCAAATCGTTAGTATACGATCCCCTTCCTGTCGGCCAGTATATGCTTACTCCTGTACCTATGGCGATGGTCTGGCAAGCTTCTCAATCAATAATAACTTTTTGAGTCAAAACTCGGGTTGCTCAACTAATGGATACGGGCTGTTTAATGTGACATCGACAACGCTTGTTGCAGGCCAAACTTACCCTGTGTCGGGCACCCTGCTGACTGCTAACCTCACGCAGGGTGTAGCGATCTGGGCTGACTTAAACCGGAATGGTGCCTTCGAAACCAGCAAAGGCGAACTTTTGTATCAAACACCATCTCTTGTACTCGCGTCATTCTCAGGCAAACTTGCCTTACCAGCCAGCCTGACGGCAGGTACGCTTACCCTTCGGGTTACGGTAGTATATAATGTATTACCAGGCGACCCGTGCGGTAACTATACTTACGGTGAGACGGAAGACTACGTAATCAGCACGACTCGTTCCACCGATCTAAGTTTATCTCTGCAAACTAGTAACCGAACGCTATCGGTCAATCAACCCGTTAGTTACTCCCTTACGCTTCAGAACGCGGGACCCAGTGACGCCACGGGCATTAGCTGGCAAAACGCCCTGCCAGCCAATATGAGCTTTGTTAGTGGAGATGCCAGTATTGTCAGTTCAGGTACAGCTGTGGGCGTCAGCAATTTATCACTTGTAAGCGGCACGTCGGCATCATTCGTCTATCGCTTAAAGACGGGTCAGGAAGGCACATTTATCAATGCAGCTCAAATAACGGCGAGTAACGAACCAGACCCCGATAGCAAACCCGGTTCGGGTACGGGCGATGGACAGGACGATGCCGCCACAGTGGATATACGAACAAGAGTGGCTAGCACCGTATACACATCTCCCAATCCAAATCAAACGCCTTTACCACCGGTGTTATCAGGTCAGCCCACCCCCGATCCGGCGAAAGCGGATTTATCACTTGCTATGCGTGTCAATCAACGAACACCCGCGCTTGGCCAGAATGTAACATTTACCATTACAGTCAGCAATGCGGGTGGCCTGACAGCGACAAACATCGTTGTGCGCGACACCGTAAGGGGATTGACATTAGCGCCCTTACCAGCGGGAATGGCCGTCGTAAGTACAACCGGCAGTTACACAATTATTCAGGGCACAATTGCCTCACTGGCAAAGGAAGCATCGGCGCAACTAACGTTTACCGGAACACCTACTCTGGCCGGACACCTAACCAACGCAGCGCAAATATGGTCTGTCGACACCCCGGACCCCGATTCCAAACCAGGAGCGTCGACGCCAACCGCCAACAACCTGAACGGTGAAGATGATGTAGCCTGGGTCGATTTAAAAGTCCGCTGA
- a CDS encoding amino acid permease-associated region (PFAM: amino acid permease-associated region~KEGG: xac:XAC3079 cationic amino acid transporter): MSNATSTDQPSDAASAALPRRLTLLQGTALNMIDMVGIGPFVVLPLVIKTLGGPLFLWAWVLGAFVSLIDAFVWAELGASFPQAGGSYNFLKISYGERKWGRLLSFLYVWQTLIQAPLVMASGAIGFAQYASYLMPLDEWQRKAVSGGVVLVIIVLLYRKIDSIGKIGLIMWGAVLVTLGWIIIGGLSNPRIPLAETFESIGSVSGGLLAAGLGQASVKTIYCYLGYYNVCHLGGEIQRPTRNIPASMFISIFGIAALYLLMNLSVVSVVPWQIAQNSEFIVSTFVETLYGPQAAQLATGLVLLVAFSSLFAVLLGYSRVPYAAAADGQFFRIFAKLHPTRQFPYISLLFLGGLGFVFSLLFRLGDVITAILAMRIVVQFVGQAIGLMLLHRRRAASEFPFRMPLYPLPVILVIGIWLFIFFSTGAKFMLSGLTVIALGIIAFLVSAGVRKQWPFEK, translated from the coding sequence TTGAGTAACGCAACCTCTACCGATCAACCTTCCGATGCTGCATCGGCTGCTTTACCCCGTCGGCTTACCCTTCTGCAAGGGACGGCACTGAATATGATCGACATGGTGGGCATTGGCCCCTTTGTTGTGCTTCCGCTGGTCATTAAAACCCTTGGTGGCCCGCTTTTTTTATGGGCCTGGGTATTGGGCGCGTTTGTTTCCCTGATCGACGCTTTCGTCTGGGCAGAGCTGGGCGCTTCATTTCCACAGGCGGGGGGTAGCTATAATTTTCTGAAAATCTCGTACGGTGAACGGAAATGGGGCCGGTTGCTTTCCTTTCTCTATGTTTGGCAAACGCTTATTCAGGCCCCTTTGGTGATGGCGTCCGGAGCTATTGGCTTTGCCCAGTATGCGTCGTACCTGATGCCCCTCGACGAATGGCAGCGAAAAGCTGTCTCCGGCGGGGTCGTTCTGGTAATCATCGTGCTGCTGTACCGAAAGATCGACTCAATTGGGAAAATAGGGTTGATCATGTGGGGCGCTGTTCTGGTAACCCTCGGCTGGATCATCATTGGCGGGTTGAGCAACCCCCGTATCCCGCTGGCCGAAACATTTGAGTCGATTGGCTCCGTAAGCGGAGGTTTACTGGCCGCTGGTCTGGGACAGGCCTCCGTCAAGACCATTTATTGCTATCTGGGATATTATAACGTTTGTCATCTGGGCGGTGAAATTCAGCGGCCCACCCGCAATATTCCGGCCAGTATGTTTATCTCCATATTCGGGATTGCTGCCTTGTATTTATTAATGAATTTAAGCGTAGTAAGCGTGGTCCCCTGGCAGATTGCTCAGAACAGCGAGTTCATTGTCAGTACCTTCGTAGAAACCTTGTATGGCCCCCAGGCCGCCCAGCTGGCAACAGGACTTGTTCTGCTGGTTGCTTTTTCGTCGTTGTTTGCGGTTCTGCTAGGGTACTCGCGGGTGCCTTACGCTGCCGCTGCCGATGGGCAATTTTTTCGGATTTTCGCTAAACTGCATCCTACCCGGCAGTTTCCGTACATCTCGCTTTTATTTCTGGGCGGGCTTGGGTTTGTATTCAGCCTGTTATTCCGACTGGGTGATGTTATTACGGCCATTCTGGCCATGCGGATTGTGGTGCAATTTGTTGGTCAGGCCATCGGGCTGATGCTGTTGCATCGCAGGCGGGCAGCCTCGGAGTTCCCGTTTCGGATGCCGCTTTATCCGTTGCCGGTTATTTTGGTCATTGGCATATGGCTGTTCATCTTCTTTTCAACGGGAGCAAAGTTCATGCTTTCCGGGCTAACCGTTATTGCACTGGGAATCATCGCCTTCCTCGTGTCAGCCGGCGTCCGAAAACAGTGGCCGTTTGAGAAGTAG
- a CDS encoding TonB-dependent receptor plug (PFAM: TonB-dependent receptor plug~KEGG: vfm:VFMJ11_A0370 hemin receptor) translates to MGLFCVMSFSAIAQTKVAGKVIADDKKEELAGISIAVKGKVIGTITDQKGNFSFTTNTPTPFTVAISGVGFETQEYVINGNRTDLNVSLKEQVTIGQEVVVSASRVEESVLKSPVSVEKMDIRAIQSTPSVNFYDGLANVKGVDVATQGMLFKSINLRGFGATGNPRTVQLIDGMDNSAPGLNFPVDNIVGVPEQDVESVEILPGAASALYGPNAIQGLILINSKSPFLYQGLSANVKTGIMDASNRTTSTTGFYDASIRYAKAFNNKFAFKMNLSYIKAKDWEATNYTNLNGAGNSDPNRGAGTAVNYDGVNVYGDENQQNMRTVGQALIGAGLLPAAALNILPNVNISRTGYPEVNLVDYNTKSFKFNGALHYRISDKVEAIGQLNYGTGTTVYTATGRYSLRDFSIAQAKLELRGDNFMVRAYTTQERSGKSFTAGLASIGFNEAWKPSATWFGQYVGAYAAARGAGQGDDAAQLSARGIADQGRPIPGTEAYKALYDKLSSTPISQGGGAFSDKSNLYHVEGLYNFKNQIKFADVLVGANYRQYQLASEGTLFADQAAGRNGTIGITEFGGFIQASKSLFSEHLKLTASTRYDKNQNFEGQFTPRVSAVATFGEHNIRLSYQTGFRIPTTQNQYIDLKTPLARLIGGLPEFSDRYNLANSYSRTDVTALGAAITASAASPTVQQAAVQLITQQVTAQVTAQVTAQVNAAVAAGQIPASAAAAAIQSAVASTLTAVLPGQIAANINNAVTAVAINSNIGNLKPYQRQAFKPERVASYEIGYRSVLGKRLFVDAYYYYSVYTNFIGSVILLQPTAPVAAGLPLASGVLSGGTRNAYSMPANSSEKINTSGWALGLNYQLPKGYGISGNLANNKLNNFTPTAELQTSGFNTPEYRWNLGFTKRPMANSNIGFAVAFKHQDAFTWEGFAVPTELVPNLYEKTIVPAISNFDAQVNYKVSSLKSIVKVGATNLFGKPYFQAYGSSYVGSTYYISLTFDQLMN, encoded by the coding sequence ATGGGCCTATTCTGCGTGATGAGCTTCAGCGCAATAGCTCAAACGAAGGTTGCCGGGAAAGTGATTGCCGATGATAAAAAAGAGGAGTTAGCTGGTATAAGCATCGCCGTGAAAGGAAAGGTTATTGGCACCATTACCGACCAGAAAGGAAATTTTTCCTTTACAACCAACACGCCAACACCGTTCACGGTCGCTATCTCCGGGGTTGGTTTCGAAACGCAGGAGTATGTGATCAATGGCAACCGTACGGACCTGAACGTAAGCCTGAAAGAACAGGTGACGATTGGTCAGGAAGTGGTCGTATCAGCCTCCAGGGTCGAAGAAAGTGTCTTGAAATCACCGGTATCCGTTGAGAAAATGGATATTCGGGCTATTCAGTCTACACCTTCCGTTAATTTTTATGATGGCTTAGCCAACGTAAAAGGGGTCGATGTGGCCACACAGGGAATGCTGTTCAAGTCGATAAACCTGCGGGGTTTTGGCGCAACGGGTAACCCAAGAACCGTGCAGTTGATCGATGGGATGGACAACTCGGCACCGGGTCTGAACTTCCCGGTCGATAATATCGTAGGTGTTCCGGAGCAGGACGTTGAAAGTGTCGAGATTTTGCCCGGCGCGGCTTCTGCCCTTTACGGACCCAATGCCATTCAGGGGCTGATTCTGATTAATAGCAAAAGCCCGTTCCTGTACCAGGGGTTGAGCGCTAACGTCAAAACGGGTATTATGGATGCATCGAACCGGACAACGTCTACAACGGGTTTTTATGATGCGTCCATTCGGTACGCTAAAGCGTTCAATAACAAGTTTGCTTTCAAGATGAACCTATCTTACATAAAGGCAAAAGACTGGGAAGCAACGAATTACACGAACCTGAATGGTGCTGGAAATTCTGATCCCAACCGGGGAGCGGGTACGGCTGTCAACTATGATGGCGTAAACGTGTATGGCGATGAGAACCAGCAAAATATGCGTACGGTGGGTCAGGCGTTGATCGGGGCGGGTCTTTTGCCTGCTGCTGCCCTGAACATACTGCCTAACGTAAACATCAGCCGTACGGGTTATCCCGAAGTGAATCTGGTTGATTACAACACCAAAAGCTTTAAGTTCAACGGCGCGCTGCACTACCGAATCTCGGATAAGGTCGAAGCCATTGGCCAGCTGAATTATGGTACCGGTACCACCGTTTATACCGCTACCGGCCGGTATTCGTTACGGGATTTCAGCATAGCGCAGGCCAAGCTCGAACTGCGGGGCGATAATTTTATGGTACGTGCCTACACAACGCAGGAGCGGTCGGGTAAATCATTCACGGCAGGTTTGGCCAGTATTGGCTTTAACGAGGCCTGGAAACCAAGTGCTACCTGGTTTGGGCAATATGTTGGGGCGTATGCAGCCGCCCGGGGAGCCGGTCAGGGAGATGATGCCGCCCAACTGTCAGCTCGTGGCATAGCCGATCAGGGTCGCCCGATACCCGGTACAGAAGCGTATAAGGCTTTGTATGATAAACTAAGCTCGACGCCCATCAGTCAGGGGGGCGGGGCCTTCTCCGACAAGTCGAACCTGTATCATGTAGAAGGGCTGTACAATTTTAAAAACCAGATTAAGTTTGCCGATGTACTGGTTGGAGCCAACTACCGGCAATACCAGTTGGCTTCGGAAGGAACGCTCTTTGCCGATCAGGCGGCCGGACGCAACGGTACCATTGGTATTACGGAGTTCGGCGGGTTTATTCAGGCCAGTAAATCCCTGTTCAGCGAACACCTCAAGTTGACGGCGTCGACCCGTTACGACAAAAACCAGAATTTCGAAGGGCAGTTTACGCCCCGTGTATCGGCCGTAGCAACCTTCGGGGAGCACAATATCCGGTTATCATACCAGACTGGTTTCCGTATTCCAACCACGCAGAATCAGTATATCGACCTGAAAACGCCACTGGCCCGGCTGATCGGTGGTTTGCCGGAGTTTTCGGATCGTTACAATCTGGCGAACTCCTACTCCCGTACTGATGTAACCGCCCTCGGCGCTGCCATCACCGCCAGTGCTGCCAGCCCCACCGTTCAGCAGGCCGCCGTACAGCTGATTACGCAGCAGGTGACAGCGCAGGTGACGGCGCAGGTAACTGCTCAGGTAAATGCCGCCGTTGCCGCCGGTCAGATTCCGGCCAGTGCTGCCGCAGCAGCCATTCAAAGTGCAGTTGCCTCTACCTTAACTGCGGTGTTGCCCGGTCAGATTGCCGCCAATATCAACAATGCAGTAACAGCCGTAGCTATTAACAGCAATATTGGCAACCTGAAGCCTTACCAGCGGCAGGCATTCAAGCCGGAGCGTGTGGCGAGCTATGAAATTGGTTACCGAAGCGTACTGGGTAAGCGCCTGTTTGTCGATGCCTATTATTACTATAGTGTGTACACAAATTTCATTGGCAGCGTTATCCTGCTTCAGCCAACGGCTCCGGTGGCTGCGGGCCTGCCGCTGGCATCCGGTGTGTTAAGCGGAGGAACGCGGAATGCGTATTCGATGCCTGCCAACAGCAGCGAAAAAATCAATACGTCGGGTTGGGCGCTGGGTCTGAATTATCAGTTACCAAAAGGTTATGGTATATCGGGTAATCTGGCCAACAACAAGCTCAATAACTTCACGCCAACGGCGGAGCTACAGACATCGGGCTTCAACACGCCGGAATATCGCTGGAACTTAGGCTTCACCAAACGGCCTATGGCTAACTCGAATATTGGCTTTGCCGTTGCCTTCAAACATCAGGATGCGTTCACCTGGGAGGGCTTTGCCGTACCTACCGAACTGGTGCCGAATCTGTACGAGAAAACAATTGTACCGGCTATCAGTAACTTCGATGCGCAGGTCAATTACAAGGTGTCAAGCCTTAAGTCGATTGTGAAAGTGGGTGCAACCAACCTGTTTGGAAAGCCTTACTTCCAGGCCTATGGTAGTTCATACGTTGGTTCGACCTACTACATCAGCCTGACGTTCGATCAACTGATGAACTAG
- a CDS encoding oxidoreductase domain protein (PFAM: oxidoreductase domain protein~KEGG: mlo:mll4991 myo-inositol dehydrogenase (IdhA)), which yields MTTESNQDRRNFLKTSGLLTGSALMGSLPFQAQAFSKGPGYHFSVNDTIKVALIGCGGRGTGAAQQALNTKQNVKIVALADAYRDRLDDAYKALTERGLKAADGTPKVDVPEDHKFVGFDAYKQAMALADVVILATPPGFRPSHFEEAVRQNKQVFMEKPVATDAPGVRRVLAAAEEAKRKKLNVVVGLQRRYQPSYRDMIKRIHDGALGEIVGGSVYWVSGGVWQKPRKPGQTEMDYQMRNWYYFNWLCGDHITEQHVHNIDVANWVKNSYPVSCQGTGGRQVRTGKDYGEIFDHHIVDFVYADGTTINSQCRHYEGTYSRVDEMFLGTKGKVEGMEKKSSALMSYSGQAMYTHNAKDDGNPYQIEHDELFDAIAKGQYKFADAERVAKSTMTSIMGRMATYSGKVVKWDEALNSQIDLFPTTLAWDAMPKSLPDANGLYQIAVPGKTVTV from the coding sequence ATGACAACGGAATCGAACCAGGATCGACGGAATTTTTTAAAAACTTCCGGATTACTAACCGGTAGCGCTCTGATGGGCAGCTTACCATTTCAGGCACAAGCGTTTAGCAAAGGCCCAGGCTATCACTTCTCGGTAAATGACACCATCAAAGTGGCACTCATCGGGTGTGGTGGACGCGGTACCGGTGCCGCGCAACAGGCGCTCAACACCAAACAAAATGTAAAAATCGTGGCGCTGGCCGATGCTTACCGTGATCGGTTGGATGATGCCTATAAAGCACTGACGGAACGGGGTCTGAAAGCAGCCGATGGTACGCCTAAAGTAGACGTGCCCGAAGACCATAAGTTCGTTGGCTTCGATGCCTATAAGCAGGCAATGGCTCTGGCGGATGTCGTCATTCTGGCGACTCCTCCCGGCTTCCGGCCAAGCCATTTCGAAGAGGCCGTTCGTCAGAATAAGCAGGTGTTTATGGAGAAACCCGTAGCCACCGATGCGCCGGGTGTTCGGCGGGTACTGGCCGCTGCCGAAGAAGCCAAGCGGAAAAAGCTGAACGTTGTCGTTGGTCTGCAACGGCGCTACCAGCCCAGCTACCGCGATATGATCAAGCGTATTCACGATGGTGCCTTAGGCGAAATTGTGGGCGGGTCGGTATATTGGGTCAGTGGTGGCGTGTGGCAAAAGCCCCGTAAACCCGGCCAAACCGAAATGGACTACCAGATGCGCAACTGGTATTATTTCAACTGGCTCTGTGGCGACCATATTACAGAGCAGCACGTTCACAACATCGACGTAGCAAACTGGGTAAAAAACAGCTACCCGGTTTCCTGCCAGGGTACCGGTGGCCGTCAGGTAAGAACGGGTAAAGACTACGGCGAAATCTTCGACCACCACATTGTCGATTTTGTTTACGCCGACGGTACAACCATCAACAGCCAGTGCCGTCACTACGAAGGTACCTACAGCCGGGTCGACGAAATGTTCCTCGGTACCAAAGGCAAAGTTGAAGGGATGGAGAAGAAAAGCAGTGCCCTGATGAGCTATAGTGGCCAGGCGATGTATACCCACAACGCGAAAGATGACGGCAACCCCTACCAGATCGAACACGATGAACTGTTCGATGCCATTGCCAAAGGACAGTATAAGTTTGCCGATGCCGAGCGCGTTGCCAAAAGCACGATGACTTCCATCATGGGCCGCATGGCTACGTACTCCGGCAAAGTTGTGAAATGGGATGAAGCGTTAAACTCGCAAATCGATTTGTTCCCAACAACGCTGGCCTGGGATGCGATGCCCAAGAGCCTGCCCGATGCCAATGGATTATACCAGATAGCCGTACCCGGAAAAACGGTAACAGTGTAA
- a CDS encoding acyltransferase family protein (KEGG: mxa:MXAN_5081 acyltransferase family protein), with protein MQPYYLVMHPGIYVSNFTLQMDILQPQRQYYIDWIRVIAFMILILFHCSMPFVQFGWEVKNAEHSIFLDRLIIWLHQWRLPLLFFIAGVGVSFSLRKRSVLSFMGERVIRLFIPLLFSMFFVIPIQVYVERLQKKEINESYWSFYPSVWDLVPYPEGTLTWSHLWFVVYLFVFTILLVPIFALFKIKALQRWKQRLDPVFAHPIANLSLALPFILHYFAFYIRWPIQGSLLDDWFLFNSSITFYFLGYFLADLSSFWNTCETYRNYFLAVAVLCVIILFWKYYWTVALPTQQNDALYLYGFFDGLHIWAIILTVIGFARRYLNFSNPALAYLTTAVYPFYILHQTIIVASGYYVVQWSSPIWVKLLVLIIICFILLFGLYHFLIRPFVFTRILYGLKPKRIRLPKSEFFRDQASVVSTL; from the coding sequence ATGCAACCTTACTATCTGGTAATGCATCCAGGTATATACGTAAGTAATTTCACATTACAGATGGATATCCTTCAGCCCCAACGACAATATTATATTGACTGGATTCGAGTGATCGCCTTTATGATCCTGATTCTCTTTCACTGCTCCATGCCATTTGTGCAGTTTGGCTGGGAAGTGAAGAACGCGGAACATTCCATTTTTCTGGATCGACTGATTATCTGGCTGCATCAATGGCGGTTGCCTTTGCTTTTTTTCATTGCCGGTGTAGGGGTTAGCTTTTCCCTGCGAAAACGCTCAGTCCTGTCTTTTATGGGCGAACGGGTTATCCGGCTGTTTATACCGCTACTTTTCTCCATGTTCTTCGTCATTCCTATACAGGTGTACGTAGAGCGCCTGCAAAAAAAGGAGATCAACGAGAGTTACTGGAGCTTCTACCCATCCGTGTGGGATTTGGTACCGTATCCGGAAGGTACGCTGACGTGGAGCCACTTGTGGTTTGTCGTTTATCTATTTGTCTTTACAATTTTGTTAGTACCCATTTTTGCCCTATTTAAAATCAAGGCACTGCAACGGTGGAAACAACGGCTCGATCCGGTATTCGCCCATCCCATAGCCAACCTGTCATTAGCCCTTCCGTTTATCCTGCATTACTTCGCTTTTTACATCAGGTGGCCCATTCAGGGGAGTTTACTCGACGACTGGTTTCTCTTCAACTCGTCCATTACATTTTACTTTCTGGGTTATTTCCTCGCTGACCTGTCGTCTTTCTGGAACACGTGCGAAACCTATCGAAACTATTTTCTGGCGGTTGCTGTCTTGTGCGTGATCATTTTATTCTGGAAGTATTATTGGACGGTCGCCTTACCTACTCAGCAGAACGACGCCCTGTATCTATATGGTTTTTTTGACGGTCTTCACATCTGGGCAATTATTCTTACGGTTATTGGTTTTGCCAGACGGTATCTTAATTTTTCAAATCCAGCACTGGCATATCTGACCACCGCCGTTTACCCCTTTTACATCCTGCACCAAACGATCATCGTTGCCAGCGGGTATTATGTAGTTCAATGGAGCAGTCCAATTTGGGTGAAGCTGCTGGTGCTCATTATCATCTGCTTTATCCTGCTGTTCGGGTTGTACCATTTTCTGATCCGTCCGTTTGTCTTTACCCGCATTCTGTATGGATTGAAACCGAAACGAATCAGACTACCCAAAAGCGAATTCTTCCGGGACCAGGCTTCGGTTGTGTCAACTTTATAA
- a CDS encoding ApbE family lipoprotein (PFAM: ApbE family lipoprotein~KEGG: hch:HCH_02590 thiamine biosynthesis lipoprotein) — MNTRLSFCFLLGIILVALLLPFCGFSQSATARFVFRRGLMGTQFNVIFYAPDSLTAQQANTAVSARMDSLNQIMSDYMDGSEINRLSATAGSGQWVPVSAELFEVLQKAQAIAQLSNGRFDPTVGPLSLLWRRAVRRKEFPTNKERRRARRAVGYKLMQLDSATCSVRLRRKGMRLDVGGIGQGFAVDEALTVFHRFGIRSSLVDIGGDILADEAPPGKPGWRVDIGSGKVDDADTTTILLKNAAITTSGDTYRFLEHNGRRYSHIMDPRSGLGLRHFVRATVWAPDGYRADALTKVFSVAGLQKSRQLIKRFPGVKLLILENRNGKVHTWQSDPF, encoded by the coding sequence TTGAATACGCGTTTATCCTTCTGCTTTCTACTCGGTATAATCCTGGTGGCTCTTCTTTTGCCCTTCTGCGGATTTTCTCAATCGGCTACGGCGCGCTTTGTCTTTCGCCGGGGCCTGATGGGAACTCAGTTCAATGTCATTTTCTATGCTCCTGATAGCCTGACAGCGCAACAGGCAAACACGGCCGTTTCGGCCCGAATGGATTCGCTGAACCAGATAATGAGTGATTATATGGATGGCTCCGAAATAAACCGTCTGTCCGCAACGGCGGGGTCTGGACAATGGGTGCCTGTCTCGGCGGAGTTGTTTGAGGTCTTGCAAAAAGCGCAAGCCATTGCCCAGCTTTCGAATGGCCGCTTCGATCCTACCGTTGGACCGCTGTCGCTGCTGTGGCGCCGGGCTGTTCGGCGGAAGGAGTTTCCGACGAATAAAGAACGGCGCCGGGCTCGTCGGGCCGTTGGTTATAAACTCATGCAGCTGGATAGTGCAACCTGCTCCGTTCGGTTGCGTCGTAAAGGTATGCGACTTGATGTGGGCGGAATCGGGCAGGGGTTTGCTGTCGACGAAGCGCTAACGGTCTTTCATCGGTTCGGAATTCGGTCGTCGCTGGTCGATATTGGTGGAGATATTCTGGCCGACGAGGCACCGCCCGGTAAGCCAGGGTGGCGCGTCGACATCGGCTCGGGCAAAGTCGATGATGCCGACACCACAACGATTCTGCTCAAAAACGCAGCCATCACTACCTCCGGCGATACTTACCGTTTTCTGGAACACAACGGCCGACGTTACTCACATATTATGGACCCCCGTTCGGGCCTGGGGCTACGGCATTTTGTTCGGGCTACGGTCTGGGCGCCGGACGGCTATCGGGCCGACGCATTGACCAAAGTATTCAGTGTTGCGGGTCTTCAAAAAAGCCGCCAATTGATTAAGCGTTTTCCGGGCGTGAAACTGCTCATTCTTGAAAACAGGAATGGAAAGGTGCATACCTGGCAGTCGGACCCGTTTTAA